AAAAGGAAAACAACCATGAGAAAAGATGCGTCCACCCACACATAGAAAAGATATCGTGCCAAGAATGGGAGCCCTGTTCCAATGGCTCTTCCTGGGATTGTGGGAAATGAATCGATAGCAAGAAGATGCTTTCACATCCATGTCTTCAATGACTCCTGTACTAAGTGCGTCGTGGTTTTGCCAGTTTGGCAGAGTTGTGGAATGTCATCCGGCAATTGCATCTCCCCTGCCCAACCAGCAAGAtggagttgttcttttttttttttttttttttcctgctgcactgcctttcctgtgccagggatcgaacttgaggctcagctgtgacctaggcacagcgggaactccgagatggatttctttttccttctttttctttccttccttcctttcttcctttctttcttttctctctctctctttctttttcttttctttctttctttctctttccttccttctttcctttcttttctttctttctttctttctttctttctttctttctttctttctcttctcttctctctctcttctttctctttctttctctctctctctctctcttctctttctttctcttttctttctttctttctttctttccttctctctctctctctctctctctctttctggtttttttttgggggggagccacacccgcagcacatggaggttcccaggctaggggtcagttcgGAGCcttacctgccggcctacaccacaggcacagccacgcgggatccgagccgcgtctgtgacagacaccacagctcacggcaatgccagatccttaacccaacaagtgagccagggatcaaacctgcaacctcatggttcctggtcggatttgtttccactacccCAGGATGGCAATCCTGAGACTTGCAAAGTTTATTGTTTGTTTCGggttttctccaccccctctccctcctgtttcagctttatgttttactttttggccacacacacgggcagcaagtggaagtttttcctgagccagagatggaacctgcaccacacaggGGCAACCAGAGCCACCGCGGTGAGAAAGCAGGAGCCTTGACCCTGTTGGTCGTgggcttccttcttcttcttcatctgttgttgttttttgggttttttttgggggggggttgttttcctttttttgttttgttttgttttgttttggatgaGATTTCAGTTCAcccccccacacatacacacacactcatagtGTTGCGTTGTACTTTCCCTCCGTTGTGGTTGGTCAGTCATGCTGAAATCCATGTTTCTATGACCTGACCACCAGAGCATTTGCCCCAGGCAGCCATTTGTTCTCTTTGGACTTTGTCTCAGTCTATGCAGAGAGAGATTTTCATTTCCACTTTCCTAGGATCGACTGtatccttctctcccttcctaagCTTCTGGGCTTTGCTTGTCTGCTTTTGACAGACCGTCTCCGTCGGTAAGGGTGGCAGGTATACCGACTCCTGCGTTGTCGTTCTCCGAGAGCTTGCCGGGTTTCGTTTTTGCCAGTCCCCGCCTACCCTCccgccctccctctctccctccctcctccagctccgtgcagggaggtggggtgggggtgggggagagaagagaaggtggAGGGGAACCTGAGATCTCTCTCGCTAGTGCCACCCTCACCGCGCCGGCTTCTCTCTGGAATTCCCAAGCCCAGGAAGGGACATGCTTGGGGGAGCGAGCGCGGCTCCTTCTAGGCAACAGCGAGAACCTCTTCCCAGCTCcttccccgccgccgccgccgccgccgccgccgcccccctcTTTCCATCTGCTGCCATCACGCCACGCAGTGCCTTGCCAGGAGGCAGCTCCGTAGTGGAAGCCTCGCGGTCGTGCAGGACGCCTGGCGCCTCGGCCCCGGGAAGAGCTCGGGCATTTGGGTGGCCGGCGCTGTGTCGTTGTGTCGCCGCCGGCCGGCCGGCCTTCCGGATCTGTCCTGGTGACGTTGGTGGCGGTTGTCGCGTGCCATCTAGTGTCCGCTTTTATATCGTCCCTTCCCTCTGCAGCTTTGGGGACCTTCGCGAGGGATGTGACTCAGCCATCCGGCCTGAGTCAGAGTTCCGGGAGGCTGGCGACACTGGCGGCGACAGCTCCGGTGGCTCAGAGGCCTGGGAGTGTCCCTCTCTCACCGGAGATTGGGCGTGCAGGCCTGTGAGGGAGTGACTGTCACCGCGCTCCCCAGGCAGGTTCTGGGGCCGCCTGGCCGGGTCGACCAGCATCCGCTCTTGCCGCTCCGGCCCCGGGGACCGACCAGGCCTGGGCCGGGCCGCCTCCCTAGCGAGGGGAGAGGGTGTGCGGCGCCCGGGACTGCCTGTGCTCGGGTGGCCTGGCCTTGTCCCGGGTCGCCCTTTGGAGCGTGAATGACTCCCGCCCGCCGTCCCTCCAGCCTCTCATCCCCGAAGTGAGGAGCGGCCCGGGCTGTGCGCTGTGAGGGCGTTGGAGGGCGCGACAGGCTCGGTGGCCGGCACGCTTGTTTCCCGGTCGTCATGCCGGCATGGGtccctccccccctgccccccgactGATGGCTACCGCCGGCCCGTGCGGAGTCGTACTGACGAGGTCTAGACCGGCACAAGCCGTGAGGGGTGGAGCGGAAAGGGTGGCTCGGGCCCCGGCGCCTTCCTTCGCGGGGTCCGTTCGTCGGAGGCGCCTCcgtggaaacattttttttccaagtcctGATGGATCCGGAGATGGTGGATGGTACCCCGCCGGCCCCCTGCTCCCGGGTGTGGCCGGGAAGGGTGCACCTGGGCCTGAGGCGTGCCCATGTAGGGTCCCGGTCGTTGGACAAGACTTCGTTTCCCACGCtctcattcccccccccccgcccccccgccctcGGAGTGTTTCCCTGTCGGTCGGTCGATCTGTCGGGAGGTGGGGACCGGCCTGAGCTGGATGGTGTGTCCTGGATTTTGGGGGAGCCAAGTCCCCGTCTGGAGCTCCGGACAGACCGATACCTGCCCGCGTGGGCAAGCCGGGAAGGGCTTCCCCGGCTGGCCGGCCGGCTCCACCTCCTTCCTGTCCCTGTCCCTTCCTTGCGGTCACGCTCCCCGGGTCGACCAGATGGCCCTGAGAGCGCTGGGTCTGGCGACTctagggcagggctgggggacaaGTGTCCGGATGGGGGTTCCGGGGATACCCCCACGTCCTGTGGGTGGGCCCCGCTGCTGGGCATGGACATTTTTCGCGGCCGAAATAGGCCTTTTCTGTCACCAGGTAGATGCTGACACGATCCTCTTCAGCGCCTGTCGCTGGAGACCTTGGGCCTCTGGATGCACGTGGGGGGCTTTGGGCTTTCGGCTGCTGTCCAAGGCCTGACCCTGCCCTTTGCACCCCGCGTGGGGGCCGCTCGCCTGGGCCTGTGCGCCGGCTCTCGCTTGTGCATCCAGCTGGCCCATGCTGCGGTGTCCCCTCCGGTCTTTGGCTGACCCGAGGGCGGCAGGGCGCGTGGCCCTGTGGGGTCTTCTACCCTGTGTGCCTCCCTGCTGCGGGCACCCGGCGGCTCGGCTGGAACAACCCCACCCTGTTGGCTCCGTGCCACGTGTCAGGCATTCTCCCTCCCGGGGTTGTCAGCCGCTGTCTCTCCcctgagagaggaaggggaggaggaggaggaggaggagggggggccGGTGAAGCTGAAGCAGGCCCCCGTGGTGATTGTCTTTGctggccctcctcctccctccctcccctcttctggGCTCTTCCCTGGCTCTGCCAGGACTGATCGATGTGGTGATGTGGCGCTCTCCTGGGCTTGGGCTTAAGCCGCGCCAGGTGAGGGACGGCCGCTCATGGTGAGTTGGGCCGCGCCTCTCATTCTGTCGCGGGCCCCTCGCTGCTCCTCCCCCACCTGCGGGTGGTGTGGGGGAAGGCAGGGGTGCGGCCTCCAGCCTGACCTCTGGTCTCCCGCCCTGCTGCCTTCGGGTGTCAGTCGGGGGGGGGGCCTGGGTCCTTTGGGACGCAGCAGGCATTCTCGCTTTGCCTCCTTGGCGTGTGCCTTGCGAGCGGTCCCTCCCCAAAGTGGGGGAGGCCTCCCTCGCTGCCATGCTTCGCATCCCTGCGGGTGCGTGAGCGTGCCTCCCCTGGTCCTCTGTGGTGCCCCTGGAGTACTCCGGGTTGCCTGTCAGATGCCCGAGGCCGAGCGGTGGTGTCGTTTTCCTCTCCCAGCGGTGAGTCCCCTCGGGTCCCCACTGTGGTGGTGGCGTGCCCCACGAGCAGCTTCCTAAAGCTCAGGGGAGGGGGTCGAGACGGTAAGGCAGGGGAAGCTTGTGTCCCCTCCCCGGGAGGGGCTCAGGTGGACCCCTTGTCATGGGTCTCCCTCACTGTGTGCCAGTGAGGGCAGCCCTTGGCCCTTGAGTGGCACGCCCCATGCTTCTCCCTTGACCGGGAAGGCTGCATGTGGTCGTGAGAGCGACCGCGGTGGGCCGGGAGATGTGAAGGGGGGGTCCCCGTCTGGCTTTCCGGACGTGGCATCCCTCCACCCACGTGGAAAAGTCTGAAAGGCAAGCCTGGTGGCAGCACAGACTCTTGCCCTCCCGGCTCTGACCGTGGACGCTCACATGGGCTGTGTGCTTTACCCATACCGCAGACCCCCCCCCTTCTGACTTCCCactttttgggagtgttcccacTCCCGTGGGTCCCCGAAGGGGCGAGCGATGGTGTGTGGGGCACGACGCGCCCTCGGTGAGAAAGCCTTCTCTAGCGATCTGAGAGGGGGGCCTTGGGGTACCTGGACCCCCCAGCCGCCGCCCCTCCTGAAGTCTGCAGGGCAGTAGCTGCCGGCGCTACTTGCCACAGCGTGTGGGCAAGAGCCGCCCTCGCGCGAGGGGTGCGCTGGCCCCCGCGGTGGGGGCCAAGCGCTGCTCTTTTGCCTAATGCGGCCTGTGCCTCCCCCCTCCGAGTTGGGGGAGGGTCACGCCGGGCCGGGCCGGGTTTTGGCGTCCAGCGCCGGGCTGTGTGCTGCGTGGGCGCGTGGTGCCCCTCCCCTTGGAAGGGGAAGTGGAGGAGGGGGATGCGCCCCGTCCCCCGGCGgcctctgcccctgcctcccccgcTGCGAGCCGCCCGTCGGTTCTTCCCGCACTCGCCTGGGGTCGCAGCTGGTGGTGTGGAGGTGGTGAGCGAGCATGGTTCGGGCCGCCTCGCTCAGGAGCGTTTCCCCCAGGCGTCAGGCCCTGGAGGGTGGACTAGGTGAAGGACGGATGAGATGAGGGTGGAAAGATGGACGGATGGGTGAGATGAGGCGGACGAACCCCCCCCACGTGGCAGGGGGGGGGAAGCCTTTGCACATGGGGCCCTGGTTGGTGGGGCCGGGTCGTGGAGTGCTCTGGGGCGACTGAGGCCGCCTGGTGTCCCAGGTGTCATGGGACTGCCCTCGTGTGTGTGGTGGTGTGACCCCGTGCTGGTTTGCCTGGCGTGCCTGggtcctttctcctctccctgggcaggCACCCGCGTCCCTGCCCCACAGCCCTTGCCCCGTGTGCATTGCCGCCCTTCCCCGGTGCTGCcggccctccccctgccccgaaCAGGTGACCGCCCTGCCTTGCCTGTGccatgtctctctccctcccgcccccgcgTCAACCGGGGACCTGAAATGGCCTCACCTCGTGTGGGTGTCACCCCCTGGCCGCCGTGGCCGGGCGGGTGTCCCTGGGTGATGTGCTTCTCGGGTGTCCCCCTGTgcgcgggggggtgggggaagagggttGGGCACGGCGGGTGcgtgtggggtgtggggggtggtcGTCGGTAGGTGCCTTGGGAGACTTGTTTCCACGGGGCCGGCTGTGGCTCATCGGTGTCGTCGGTGGCGGTCGTGGGGCCCCCGCGAGGGGGGGCCccccaggggctgagggggaggCCAGTCGGCGTCCTGGGTGTTGCGGCGGGACCGCCGTTGTGCTGGAGGCCTCTGGCGGTGAGACCCCGTGTGGTGCCCTGGCAGCCGACTCGCATCCGGTTTTTGGGGATGGTCCCCGTGCCCCCCCCACCTCGTTGGAGGCCTGCGGCCGCCCCCTCCGCCACCGTCCCTTTGTGGCATCTCTCTCGATGCCGGCCGCTCCCACGTTCGCCCTCCTCGCTCCCGCTCGTCTGTCTGACCTCCCGTCTGTCTGGTCCCCATCTGCCGACCCCCGGACCGGCGTCCTGGTGCGTCTCGCTTTCCTGGGCCCGCTGCGGCCCCGCTCCGTGCCCGCCGCCGCTTCCTTGCCCCCGCCTGTCCGCCGGCGTCGTTGCGTGTGGTCGAGGGGTGGCCttctgccacccccccaccccccgccgcgtgcccctccctcccagctctgctgaGCTCACCTGAGCGCGAGTCGGGACCCGGCTAGCCGCTGCGGGCCGGCCGTCATAGCCGTGCCGctcctgggtgggtgggtgggtgggtggggggaggggccttGGGCCTTGGGCCTTGGCCCTCGTTGCCACCCCTCTCCTGTCCGCTCGAGCGAGGGCGCGCGCGTGTCGGCCGGTCCCGACGTGACTGCTCGGTGCCCCGGGCCGTCGAGGGGGAGGTCCGTGTCtggggtgtggtggtggtgggggagcttGGGGCTTCCCCCCTCGTCCCTCCGCGACGCCGCGGTGCGGCCCCGCGCCGCTTGTGCCCTCGGTCGAGTTGTCGGGCGGCCCGTCGTCGGTCCTCGCTGCGGGTGTGGTGGGCCGCTGGGTCCCTGGGGTGCgcctccgcccccaccccgctGTCAACCGCCCTGCAAGCACGCACGCCTTGCGCTGGGGTCCACCTGGCCCGCTGTCCCACCGTCTCCTACCTGGTTGATCCTGCCAGTAGCATATGCTTGTCTCAAAGATTAAGCCATGCATGTCTAAGTACGCACGGCCGGTACAGTGAAACTGCGAATGGCTCATTAAATCAGTTATGGTTCCTTTGGTCGCTCGCTCCTCTCCTACTTGGATAACTGTGGTAATTCTAGAGCTAATACATGCCGACGGGCGCTGACCCCCTTCGCGGGGGGATGCGTGCATTTATCAGATCAAAACCAACCCGGTCAGCCTCCCCCCGGCCCCGGCCGGGGGGTGGGCGCCGGCGGCTTTGGTGACTCTAGATAACCTCGGGCCGATCGCACGCCCTCCGTGGCGGCGACGACCCATTCGAACGTCTGCCCTATCAACTTTCGATGGTAGTCGCCGTGCCTACCATGGTGACCACGGGTGACGGGGAATCAGGGTTCGATTCCGGAGAGGGAGCCTGAGAAACGGCTACCACATCCAAGGAAGGCAGCAGGCGCGCAAATTACCCACTCCCGACCCGGGGAGGTAGTGACGAAAAATAACAATACAGGACTCTTTCGAGGCCCTGTAATTGGAATGAGTCCACTTTAAATCCTTCCGCGAGGATCCATTGGAGGGCAAGTCTGGTGCCAGCAGCCGCGGTAATTCCAGCTCCAATAGCGTATATTAAAGTTGCTGCAGTTAAAAAGCTCGTAGTTGGATCTTGGGAGCGGGCGGGCGGTCCGCCGCGAGGCGAGCCACCGCCCGTCCCCGCCCCTTGCCTCTCGGCGCCCCCTCGATGCTCTTAGCTGAGTGTCCCGCGGGGCCCGAAGCgtttactttgaaaaaattagaGTGTTCAAAGCAGGCCCGAGCCGCCTGGATACCGCAGCTAGGAATAATGGAATAGGACCGCGGTTCTATTTTGTTGGTTTTCGGAACTGAGGCCATGATTAAGAGGGACGGCCGGGGGCATTCGTATTGCGCCGCTAGAGGTGAAATTCTTGGACCGGCGCAAGACGGACCAGAGCGAAAGCATTTGCCAAGAATGTTTTCATTAATCAAGAACGAAAGTCGGAGGTTCGAAGACGATCAGATACCGTCGTAGTTCCGACCATAAACGATGCCGACTGGCGATGCGGCGGCGTTATTCCCATGACCCGCCGGGCAGCTTCCGGGAAACCAAAGTCTTTGGGTTCCGGGGGGAGTATGGTTGCAAAGCTGAAACTTAAAGGAATTGACGGAAGGGCACCACCAGGAGTGGAGCCTGCGGCTTAATTTGACTCAACACGGGAAACCTCACCCGGCCCGGACACGGACAGGATTGACAGATTGATAGCTCTTTCTCGATTCCGTGGGTGGTGGTGCATGGCCGTTCTTAGTTGGTGGAGCGATTTGTCTGGTTAATTCCGATAACGAACGAGACTCTGGCATGCTAACTAGTTACGCGACCCCCGAGCGGTCGGCGTCCCCCAACTTCTTAGAGGGACAAGTGGCGTTCAGCCACCCGAGATTGAGCAATAACAGGTCTGTGATGCCCTTAGATGTCCGGGGCTGCACGCGCGCTACACTGACTGGCTCAGCGTGTGCCTACCCTACGCCGGCAGGCGCGGGTAACCCGTTGAACCCCATTCGTGATGGGGATCGGGGATTGCAATTATTCCCCATGAACGAGGAATTCCCAGTAAGTGCGGGTCATAAGCTTGCGTTGATTAAGTCCCTGCCCTTTGTACACACCGCCCGTCGCTACTACCGATTGGATGGTTTAGTGAGGCCCTCGGATCGGCCCCGCCGGGGTCGGCCCACGGCCCTGGCGGAGCGCTGAGAAGACGGTCGAACTTGACTATCTAGAGGAAGTAAAAGTCGTAACAAGGTTTCCGTAGGTGAACCTGCGGAAGGATCATTAACGTTGGCGAGAGCGTGGCAAGCGGCGGCGGCCCGCGTCTGCCTGTCCGCCCGCCCTGCTCGCTCTCTCGCCTCCTCCACCTGCGCGGCGCGGGACGCGAGGGCGGGAGGGAAGGCGCCTGGAGGTGCGTGTTGCGCGGCGTGGGGGAAGGGGGGCTCACCTGGCCGGGGGTTGGTGCCCTTGTCGGGTCACCCGGGGGTGGGAGGAAAGCGGAGAGAGAGGCTGCTCTGGGGGAGTGTGGGTGGCATCCGAGGGACCGGGGTCAGGCGGCTTGGCCGTTCCTTTCCCCGGCCTGCTCCCCCACCACgcgccttctcctcctcctcccccccccccggcgATCCCGGCTGCCACCGCCCCcgtcccaccccgccccccgacGCCCCGTGTAGTGCTTGCACGCATTCCGGCGTTTCTCTTCCGCCTGACCTCCCCGCCACGTCGCCGAGAGGCGGGTCCGAGGGTTGATCCGgggctttttgggggggggccggGCCgtgccctgcccccccaccccccgcgcgTCTCTGTCTCCGGTCGCGCGGCCTTGGCTGCCCCGTGGTGTTTTCGGCGCGTCTCGGGATGGGCTTTGCCCTCCCGCCGCCGGCTCTGGGCCGGGTTTTCTCCCGGCCGTTGGTCCTCCATGCCTCCGCTCCACTGCTCCGATCCTGCCGCCGCTTGGCCCGggccctctctccctgccctcggcggcggcggcggcggcgctgcTTTGCGGTGGGGGCGGTGGTCGGCCGGCGGCCGAGTGGCTCCCGCGTCACGGGCCGTCAGTGCCACGTAAGACCCGCGTTCCGAGGGCGGGCCGCGCGACGGACGGAGTTCGTTACCCGTCGTCAGGGCCGGCGGTCGTTGGGGGCGCCTGGGTGCGGCGCtttcccccctccctgccccgcctCGCCCGCCTCCCTCTCTCCAGGTACCTAGCGCGTCCCGGCGCGGAGGTTTAAAGACCCCTAGGGGGGGTCGCCCGTCCGCCTTGGGGTCGGGGCGGTCGGGCCGGTGGGGAGGAGGAGTCCCTTCTCCCCCAGGCTCCGCTTCCCCCCATGGGGCGGGGCCCCCGTGCCTCGTCGCGGTCCAGCCCCTCTCACCGCGGCCGTCGGGAGGGGGGCTTACTCGGTGGCCATCGCCGGCCAGTCGGTCCGTGGCCGTGTGCGAGCGAGCGCGTGTGTGCCCCGTGcctgtgttgggggggtgggaaCCCCCGGGCGCCTGTGGGGTTGTCCGTGCCCCACCCACtcacccgtgtgtgtgtgtgtgtgtgtgtgtgtgggcgccGGACGCCCCGTCGTGTGAAGCCTTCCGACCCACCGGTCTGCTTTGTTTCCCTCTGACTCGGCCGGCGAGAGgcgacccccccgccccccacgctcTCCACCCAGCTGCCCCACGTGGGCGGGTGGGtcgtggggaggaggaggggggggcAGTGTGCCGTGCCGCCATTCCAAACCAAGCACGTACGACTCTTAGCGGTGGATCACTCGGCTCGTGCGTCGATGAAGAACGCAGCTAGCTGCGAGAATTAATGTGAATTGCAGGACACATTGATCATCGACACTTCGAACGCACTTGCGGCCCCGGGTTCCTCCCGGGGCTACGCCTGTCTGAGCGTCGCTTGACGATCAATCGCCACCCCCGGGGTGTTTCCCTCTCCGGGGGTGGCGCGGCTGGGGTGTCCTCGCAGGGCCGCCGTGTGCCCTTCGTCCCCCTAAGTGCAGACACTGGCGcgccccctctgcctcctgccgtATCTGccccgcaccccacccccccacgccCTGCCCCCGCCGCCCGCTCGCTTGACGGAGCGCGTGTGGGACGGTGGGGTGGGTTGGCTGGGGgtgggcggcggcggctgcgAGGCCTTGGGGGGGCGCGCGCCGCCCGTGAGAGGGAAGAGACGGACCAGAGGGCTCGCGCCGAGGCCGTTGGCCTTGGCCGCCGCCGTCCCTTTGGGAGCCTCCTCGCGCCGCAAGCGGTCTTTTGGGCATGGTGTGTTtcgccgggggtggggtgggggcgtcGGGCCGAGTCCCCGCGCCGCGCGGCTGGGAGCCCGCGCGATGTCGGTGGGGGGGTCGAGTcc
This genomic window from Sus scrofa isolate TJ Tabasco breed Duroc unplaced genomic scaffold, Sscrofa11.1 Contig1570, whole genome shotgun sequence contains:
- the LOC110258214 gene encoding basic salivary proline-rich protein 4-like, which encodes MPKRPLAARGGSQRDGGGQGQRPRREPSGTGHTRARSHTATDRLAGDGHRVSPPPDGRGERGWTATRHGGPAPWGEAEPGGEGTPPPHRPDRPDPKADGRPPLGVFKPPRRDALGTWREGGGRGGAGRGESAAPRRPQRPPALTTGNELRPSRGPPSERGSYVALTARDAGATRPPADHRPHRKAAPPPPPPRAGREGPGQAAAGSEQWSGGMEDQRPGENPAQSRRREGKAHPETRRKHHGAAKAARPETETRGGHGDYHRKLIGQTFEWVVAATEGVRSARARTDDGPPDNSTEGTSGAGPHRGVAEGRGGKPQAPPPPPHPRHGPPPRRPGAPSSHVGTGRHARALARADRRGVATRAKAQGPRPLPPPTHPPTQERHGYDGRPAAASRVPTRAQGDTREAHHPGTPARPRRPGGDTHTRGETAADNPGRENA